A section of the Saliniramus fredricksonii genome encodes:
- a CDS encoding adenosylcobinamide-GDP ribazoletransferase, translating to MGHRDGLLDGWFGDGWFGFGSRRRAMRDPVIGTGG from the coding sequence GTGGGGCATCGTGACGGTCTCCTCGATGGCTGGTTCGGTGACGGCTGGTTCGGTTTCGGTTCGCGGCGGCGCGCAATGCGCGATCCGGTGATCGGGACAGGCGGATGA
- a CDS encoding ABC transporter substrate-binding protein, producing MPHLPAPALRSLTRRLLLSTFAAGLAVTAGIGGLVAGSTAAEAQTPIRFTLDWRFEGPSAPFLAAIEKGYFAEEGLEVTIDSGAGSLESIPRVATGPYDMGFGDINSLIRFRDQNPEVGVKAVMMVYNRPPFAIVGRASRGISEDIESLRGKRFGAPAPDAAFAQWPIFSDVNDIDAEEWEMTFENVGFPVREPMLAQGEVDAVFGFAMSSAINLAARGVPMDDIVVLNMGDYGVELYGNVIMASPELMEENPEAIEGFLRAFIKGLRDVIDNPDEGAGFVVQYNDVARRDVERDRLEMTIENNIITDEVRENGFGGVDAERFAVALDQIGLTFEFTDKPELEDIFTDEFLPPLEERRFD from the coding sequence ATGCCCCACCTGCCCGCACCTGCACTGCGTTCGCTCACACGCCGTTTGCTGCTCTCCACCTTCGCTGCCGGCCTGGCCGTGACGGCGGGGATCGGCGGGCTCGTGGCGGGCTCCACCGCCGCCGAGGCGCAGACGCCGATCCGCTTCACGCTGGACTGGCGCTTCGAGGGGCCCTCCGCACCCTTCCTCGCCGCGATCGAGAAGGGCTATTTCGCCGAGGAAGGCCTCGAGGTCACCATCGATTCCGGCGCCGGATCGCTGGAATCGATCCCGCGCGTCGCGACCGGCCCCTATGATATGGGTTTCGGCGACATCAACTCGCTGATCCGCTTCCGCGACCAGAATCCGGAAGTCGGCGTCAAGGCCGTGATGATGGTCTATAACCGCCCGCCCTTCGCCATTGTCGGGCGTGCCAGCCGCGGCATCAGCGAGGATATCGAGAGCCTGCGCGGCAAGCGCTTCGGCGCCCCGGCCCCCGATGCCGCCTTCGCGCAATGGCCGATCTTCAGCGACGTCAACGATATCGACGCGGAAGAATGGGAGATGACCTTCGAAAATGTCGGCTTCCCGGTGCGTGAGCCGATGCTCGCCCAGGGCGAGGTCGATGCGGTGTTCGGCTTCGCCATGTCCTCGGCCATCAACCTGGCCGCGCGCGGCGTGCCGATGGACGATATCGTGGTGCTCAACATGGGTGATTACGGCGTCGAACTCTACGGCAACGTGATCATGGCGAGCCCGGAGCTGATGGAGGAGAACCCGGAGGCGATCGAGGGTTTCCTGCGCGCCTTCATCAAGGGGCTGCGTGACGTCATCGACAACCCGGACGAGGGCGCCGGTTTCGTGGTGCAATACAACGACGTCGCCCGTCGCGATGTCGAGCGTGACCGCCTGGAAATGACGATCGAGAACAACATCATCACCGACGAGGTTCGCGAGAACGGCTTCGGCGGGGTCGATGCGGAGCGCTTTGCCGTGGCTCTGGACCAGATCGGTCTGACCTTCGAATTTACCGACAAGCCGGAGCTGGAAGACATCTTCACCGATGAGTTCCTGCCGCCGCTGGAAGAGCGCCGGTTCGACTGA